A genome region from Nitrospirota bacterium includes the following:
- a CDS encoding metal-dependent transcriptional regulator translates to MERERIDEALELLWVLKEEGHEDLKRFTLSSDDSDIEAVIGALKEDGLVTVSGNAIALTEKGTVLAKGLLRRHRLAERLFTDVFDLSMEVVDEDACKMEHILSEELTDSVCTFLGHPPTCPHGKPIPRGECCKKYRVDVQPVVVRLTEFEVGQKGKIVFITPSEASRISRLSSIGVIPGSVIKLLQRRPSVVLQIDETTIAIDPDLAKEIFIKRVT, encoded by the coding sequence ATGGAGAGAGAGCGGATTGACGAGGCCCTTGAACTGCTCTGGGTGCTGAAAGAGGAAGGCCACGAGGACCTGAAGCGGTTCACCTTGAGCTCCGATGACAGCGACATCGAGGCGGTGATCGGGGCGCTCAAAGAGGACGGGCTGGTCACGGTAAGCGGCAACGCCATAGCGCTCACCGAAAAGGGGACGGTCCTCGCCAAGGGGCTTCTCCGCAGACACCGGCTCGCAGAGCGGCTCTTTACGGATGTCTTCGACCTCTCGATGGAGGTGGTGGACGAGGACGCCTGCAAGATGGAGCATATCCTGAGCGAAGAGCTCACCGACAGCGTCTGCACCTTTCTCGGCCACCCCCCCACCTGTCCTCACGGCAAGCCGATCCCGCGCGGCGAGTGCTGCAAGAAGTACCGTGTCGATGTCCAGCCGGTGGTGGTGCGGTTGACCGAGTTCGAGGTGGGGCAGAAGGGGAAGATCGTCTTCATTACGCCTTCGGAGGCCTCCCGGATAAGCCGCCTGAGCTCGATCGGCGTGATCCCCGGCTCGGTCATCAAGCTGCTCCAGCGGCGGCCCTCGGTAGTGCTCCAGATCGACGAGACGACCATCGCCATAGATCCCGACCTCGCAAAAGAGATATTCATCAAAAGGGTCACCTAA
- the dcd gene encoding dCTP deaminase: MVKNDRWIREMAERGMIEPFHESQKREGVISYGVSSYGYDMRIGDEFKIFTNVNTTVVDPKQFDLKSLVDYKGQVCIIPPNSFVLARSLEYFRIPRDVLVICLGKSTYARCGLVVNVTPLEPEWEGHVTIEISNTTPLPARIYAHEGIAQLIFLQSAELCETSYKDKSGKYQSQTGITLPRL, translated from the coding sequence ATGGTTAAAAACGACCGCTGGATACGCGAGATGGCTGAAAGAGGCATGATCGAGCCCTTCCACGAGAGCCAGAAACGGGAGGGGGTCATCTCCTACGGCGTCAGCTCGTACGGCTACGACATGCGCATCGGCGACGAGTTCAAGATCTTTACCAACGTCAATACTACCGTTGTCGATCCCAAGCAATTCGACTTGAAGAGTCTGGTCGATTACAAAGGGCAGGTCTGCATTATTCCTCCCAACTCCTTTGTGCTTGCCCGATCCCTGGAATACTTCAGGATCCCCCGGGACGTGCTGGTGATCTGTCTCGGCAAGTCTACCTATGCGCGGTGCGGCCTCGTGGTGAACGTGACGCCCCTCGAGCCGGAGTGGGAGGGCCATGTGACGATCGAGATATCCAATACGACGCCCTTGCCGGCAAGAATTTATGCCCATGAGGGTATCGCCCAGCTCATTTTCCTCCAGTCCGCCGAGCTCTGCGAGACGTCGTACAAGGATAAGTCGGGAAAGTACCAGTCGCAGACGGGAATAACGCTTCCGAGGCTCTAG
- the pyrF gene encoding orotidine-5'-phosphate decarboxylase: MGWKDKLIIALDVPDAKKALAIVDMLGEHAGVFKVGFELFVGAGPAIVEQIQKKGKKVFLDLKFHDIPITVSKAAVEATRLGVYMFNLHASGGLAMMTRCTEAVAEVCRKEHLQRPKIIGVTTLTSLDDKTLKSELCIQHGLKAHVKHLALLAQKAGLDGVVASPHEIGVIKQHCGSAFLVVTPGVRPSWAPPDDQRRTATPKEAIKDGADYIVMGRGIVKQEDPIKAIELISLEMLTA; this comes from the coding sequence ATGGGATGGAAGGATAAACTCATCATCGCCCTCGATGTGCCCGACGCAAAAAAGGCGCTCGCCATCGTCGATATGCTCGGGGAGCATGCCGGGGTCTTCAAGGTCGGGTTCGAGCTCTTTGTCGGCGCCGGTCCCGCTATCGTCGAGCAGATACAGAAGAAGGGCAAAAAGGTCTTTCTCGACCTGAAATTCCATGATATCCCCATCACCGTTTCGAAAGCGGCGGTCGAAGCGACCAGGCTCGGGGTGTATATGTTCAATCTCCACGCTTCCGGCGGACTGGCGATGATGACCCGCTGCACCGAGGCGGTCGCCGAAGTATGCCGGAAAGAACATCTCCAGCGTCCCAAGATAATCGGCGTTACGACCCTCACCAGCCTCGATGACAAGACACTGAAGAGCGAGCTCTGTATCCAGCACGGACTGAAAGCCCATGTGAAGCACCTCGCGCTCCTCGCTCAGAAAGCGGGGCTCGACGGCGTGGTGGCCTCCCCCCACGAGATCGGCGTGATCAAGCAGCACTGCGGAAGCGCCTTCCTCGTCGTCACGCCGGGCGTACGGCCGTCCTGGGCTCCTCCCGATGACCAGCGGCGGACCGCGACGCCGAAAGAGGCGATCAAGGACGGCGCGGATTACATCGTGATGGGCAGGGGGATCGTGAAGCAGGAAGACCCCATCAAGGCCATCGAGCTCATCTCTCTCGAGATGCTCACCGCGTAG
- a CDS encoding anthranilate synthase component I family protein translates to MPPANLNISKHDFIDALRTGEVPPLYREIPYRRPQAVYEAVCRSLGSSHCTILLESVKGPETIARYSFIAFDPYLVLTAKDGEVRVSAGAREAVSFRPPLDRLKELVGAYPQKPAAGLPPFQGGAVGLLSYDFVRYIEDIPGSAVDDLRIPDLHFMMADRVIAFDHREERAWMIVAPGARAMDLGYRDIAAVDFGAAYDEAEEVLRRFGDLLGGKLPAPESGPDAALPAGRTESRPAGLTYELSKQQYMDMVARAKEYIAAGDIFQANLSQRIAASIGSARPWDIYRLLSAINPSPFAAFADFGAYSLVSSSPERLVRVRDGIIDTRPIAGTRPRGKDRDEDEALRAELLLNAKERAEHIMLIDLERNDIGRISEYGSVTVDELMITEEYSHVIHIVSNVKGRLKKESSCFDVIKAAFPGGTITGVPKVRCMEIIDELEPVRRGPYTGSLGYIGFAGTMDLNIVIRTFVVKDGTAYVQAGAGIVADSDPEREYYETLKKAEALLRTLEHLR, encoded by the coding sequence ATGCCGCCGGCGAACCTGAATATAAGCAAGCACGACTTTATCGACGCCCTCCGGACAGGAGAGGTCCCGCCGCTCTACCGCGAGATCCCCTACCGACGGCCCCAGGCCGTCTACGAGGCGGTATGCCGCTCGCTCGGCTCTTCGCACTGCACCATACTCCTCGAGAGCGTAAAGGGGCCGGAGACTATCGCCCGGTACTCTTTTATCGCCTTCGATCCCTATCTTGTCCTCACGGCAAAGGACGGCGAAGTGAGGGTGAGCGCCGGCGCACGGGAGGCGGTCTCTTTCAGGCCTCCGCTCGACCGCCTGAAGGAGCTCGTCGGGGCGTATCCCCAGAAGCCCGCCGCGGGGCTCCCGCCGTTTCAGGGAGGGGCCGTCGGGCTGCTGAGCTACGATTTCGTGCGGTACATCGAGGATATCCCGGGGAGCGCCGTCGATGACCTCCGCATACCCGACCTGCACTTCATGATGGCGGATCGCGTGATCGCCTTTGATCACAGGGAGGAGAGGGCATGGATGATCGTTGCGCCCGGCGCACGCGCAATGGACCTCGGATACCGGGATATCGCCGCCGTCGACTTCGGCGCGGCATACGACGAGGCGGAGGAGGTGCTCCGGCGGTTCGGCGATCTGCTGGGGGGGAAGCTGCCGGCGCCGGAAAGCGGTCCGGACGCAGCGCTCCCTGCCGGTCGCACTGAGTCGCGGCCGGCAGGGCTTACCTACGAGCTCTCCAAGCAGCAGTATATGGATATGGTGGCAAGGGCGAAGGAGTATATTGCTGCCGGCGACATATTCCAGGCGAACCTGTCCCAGCGCATTGCGGCCTCCATAGGAAGCGCACGTCCCTGGGATATCTACCGGCTGCTCAGCGCCATCAACCCCTCACCCTTTGCGGCATTCGCCGACTTCGGCGCCTATTCCCTTGTCAGCTCCTCCCCGGAGCGGCTGGTGCGCGTCAGGGACGGCATTATCGATACGCGCCCCATTGCCGGCACGAGGCCGAGAGGAAAGGACCGGGACGAGGATGAGGCCCTGCGGGCGGAGCTGCTGCTGAATGCAAAAGAGCGGGCCGAGCATATCATGCTCATCGACCTCGAGCGGAACGATATAGGCAGGATTTCCGAATACGGCAGCGTCACGGTCGACGAATTGATGATTACGGAAGAGTATTCTCACGTGATCCACATCGTCTCGAATGTGAAGGGGCGGCTGAAAAAAGAGAGCAGCTGCTTCGACGTCATCAAGGCGGCCTTTCCCGGCGGCACCATCACCGGCGTGCCGAAGGTGCGATGCATGGAGATCATCGATGAGCTCGAGCCGGTGCGGCGGGGCCCCTATACCGGCTCGCTCGGCTATATCGGGTTTGCCGGCACGATGGACCTCAATATCGTCATAAGGACCTTTGTGGTGAAGGACGGAACCGCCTATGTCCAGGCAGGCGCGGGGATCGTCGCCGACTCGGACCCTGAGCGCGAATACTACGAAACGCTCAAGAAGGCAGAGGCGCTGCTGAGGACGCTCGAGCACCTCCGCTGA
- a CDS encoding sensor histidine kinase: MRVPFSQRLATRLFILPLLITLLVIAAGGIGLYFFSPLHLLSDMHRLHLLNLTSEKKMLLDTWFEQSTRSVDYLSRSVQLRSAAAVFRTPPAGEAAKEGISPKAAKALAELFPVAPFRVVAVLSKQGKVIASSQKELEGGDWSDRDFFERAADLKDAAVVGLYDYGNPDSGIIFLAPLADAKGDTAGFLYCLAGLEKVARLLQVESPLYKTGKVELIDREGNIVATKSGAPARKVRYNLPRAADERPLRFKERFFYSLRSLDHAPFRLISTVERSEVMLPFTLLAAFSALCLGALLAVVLVQGLIAAPRRITRPVAKLAGMSKLIAAGTLDIELGKEYRGELQELKKALEAMVEELKAKETSFRESKAPGEIVVRPVWYPSIISHEVRAPLQHMAGELERLTASEQGLSEQGRRLCDEVRDTAYDLLWLINSLLDLLKLEAGGSLVAPEEFNFCDLLGEVEERARRLIGGKEITLVVDCHEVFTSKAVSADRQRLRQILFTLVSAAAKNTAVGTITILSSESIREGISSIEVSIADTGKGLDREVLDRLAGDDSLASLPLSIIIAKRMTELLGGRIEIESEPGKGSAVTVTVPTKAIIY; this comes from the coding sequence ATGAGAGTCCCCTTTTCCCAGAGGCTCGCGACACGGCTCTTCATCCTGCCCCTCCTGATCACGCTGCTGGTCATTGCCGCCGGCGGCATCGGGCTCTATTTTTTCAGCCCCCTTCACCTGCTGTCGGATATGCACCGTCTGCACCTTCTCAACCTGACCTCTGAAAAGAAGATGCTCCTGGATACCTGGTTCGAGCAGAGTACCCGCTCCGTCGACTATCTCTCCCGGAGCGTCCAGCTCAGGAGTGCCGCAGCAGTGTTCCGCACGCCGCCGGCGGGAGAGGCGGCCAAAGAGGGGATATCGCCGAAAGCGGCAAAGGCCCTCGCAGAGCTCTTCCCTGTTGCACCGTTCAGGGTGGTTGCCGTTCTGTCGAAGCAAGGCAAAGTCATAGCGAGCAGCCAGAAAGAGCTCGAGGGCGGGGACTGGTCGGATAGAGACTTTTTCGAACGTGCTGCGGACCTTAAGGACGCTGCCGTTGTGGGACTGTATGATTACGGCAACCCGGACAGCGGTATCATTTTCCTCGCGCCCCTGGCCGATGCAAAGGGCGATACCGCGGGGTTCCTCTACTGCCTTGCCGGCCTGGAAAAGGTAGCGAGGCTCTTGCAGGTGGAGAGCCCTCTTTACAAGACCGGAAAGGTGGAGCTGATCGACCGGGAAGGCAATATCGTGGCGACCAAAAGCGGCGCCCCGGCAAGAAAGGTCAGGTACAACCTCCCGAGGGCGGCGGATGAACGCCCTCTTCGTTTCAAGGAGCGGTTCTTCTACTCCCTCAGGTCCCTTGACCACGCGCCGTTCCGGCTCATCAGTACGGTTGAACGCTCGGAGGTGATGCTTCCCTTTACCCTCCTTGCCGCCTTCTCCGCGCTCTGCCTCGGTGCTCTCCTTGCGGTGGTGCTCGTCCAGGGGCTCATTGCAGCGCCGCGCCGCATCACGAGGCCGGTGGCGAAGCTTGCCGGCATGAGCAAGCTCATTGCTGCCGGCACCCTCGATATCGAGCTGGGAAAAGAGTACCGGGGTGAGCTGCAGGAGCTGAAGAAGGCTCTCGAGGCCATGGTCGAGGAGCTGAAGGCAAAGGAGACGAGCTTCAGGGAGAGCAAGGCGCCGGGGGAGATCGTCGTCAGGCCTGTCTGGTACCCGAGCATCATCTCCCACGAGGTGCGGGCCCCTTTGCAGCATATGGCCGGCGAGCTGGAGCGCCTCACCGCCTCGGAGCAGGGGCTTTCGGAGCAAGGCAGGCGGCTGTGTGACGAGGTGCGCGATACCGCGTACGATCTCTTATGGCTCATCAACAGCCTTCTCGATCTCCTCAAGCTCGAAGCAGGGGGGAGCCTTGTTGCTCCCGAGGAGTTCAATTTCTGCGACCTCCTGGGAGAGGTCGAGGAGCGGGCGCGTCGGCTCATAGGGGGCAAGGAGATCACCCTGGTCGTGGATTGCCACGAGGTGTTTACGTCCAAGGCGGTCTCCGCGGACCGGCAGCGGCTGCGACAGATTCTCTTCACCCTCGTCAGCGCCGCAGCCAAGAATACCGCAGTGGGGACCATTACGATCCTGTCGTCGGAGAGCATACGGGAGGGCATCTCCTCCATCGAAGTCTCGATAGCCGATACAGGGAAGGGACTCGACCGTGAAGTGCTGGACCGCCTTGCCGGCGACGACTCCCTCGCCTCCCTGCCCCTCAGCATCATCATAGCGAAGAGGATGACCGAGCTCCTCGGCGGCAGAATCGAGATCGAGAGCGAGCCGGGCAAGGGGTCGGCCGTCACCGTGACGGTCCCGACGAAGGCGATCATCTATTAG
- a CDS encoding cytochrome c biogenesis protein ResB — MSNEKQNMSFVDRIWSFFSSITLAIVVFTVISLTSIVGTILEQGAAPERNIKLLTKFFGESSPTVYRILDTLGFTNMFHSWWFIALLFIFAANIIVCSLDRLPKIWKLTKEPIKPLTPEQFAVMPIKREATLKDKPDKARESVEAAMKKAGFALAAHQDENGMQLYAEKGRYSRLGVYVTHLSILLIFIGALIGVFFGFNASLNLLEGTASDVAYRGSAEKTVPLGFTIRCDDFNVSFYDNTDTPKAFNSWLTVIENGREVLKKQIDVNNPLKYKGITFYQSSYGFSPSRDSLFVFNLTSPTGRTESVSLKFGGTFSIPGTAVTGRIVDFSPALGQDPSGRLFTYAEMMNNPAVFVELSEGGKVKYNQWILKRYPQTWRLPDGIVEFVDLWGAQYTGLQVRRDPGVWIVYLGCLVMAIGLYASFFMSHSRVWVRLREEKGATKAIFAASTNKNRLSFEQKIDRAIKSL; from the coding sequence GTGAGTAATGAAAAACAGAACATGTCGTTCGTTGACAGGATATGGAGCTTCTTTTCGTCCATAACCCTTGCCATCGTTGTTTTCACGGTCATTTCTCTTACGTCTATCGTAGGCACTATCCTCGAGCAGGGGGCTGCGCCGGAGCGTAATATCAAGCTGCTCACCAAATTCTTCGGCGAGTCGTCGCCGACGGTCTATCGCATCCTCGATACGCTCGGCTTCACCAATATGTTCCACTCCTGGTGGTTCATCGCGCTGCTCTTTATTTTCGCGGCGAATATCATCGTCTGCTCCCTCGACCGGCTGCCGAAGATTTGGAAACTGACGAAGGAGCCGATCAAGCCCCTTACCCCAGAACAGTTCGCGGTAATGCCTATCAAACGCGAGGCGACGCTCAAGGACAAGCCCGACAAGGCGCGGGAGTCTGTCGAAGCCGCCATGAAAAAGGCGGGCTTTGCCCTCGCTGCCCACCAGGACGAGAACGGGATGCAGCTCTATGCCGAAAAGGGCAGGTACAGCCGCCTCGGCGTCTATGTCACCCATCTCAGCATCCTCTTAATCTTCATCGGCGCGCTTATCGGTGTCTTTTTCGGATTCAATGCATCCCTGAATCTCCTCGAGGGCACGGCCTCCGATGTCGCCTACCGCGGGAGCGCCGAAAAGACGGTGCCGCTGGGGTTTACGATCCGCTGCGATGACTTCAATGTCTCCTTTTATGACAACACGGACACGCCCAAGGCCTTCAACAGCTGGCTGACGGTCATCGAGAACGGCAGAGAGGTGCTGAAGAAGCAGATCGACGTGAACAATCCGCTCAAGTACAAGGGCATCACCTTTTACCAGTCGAGCTACGGTTTCTCTCCGAGCAGGGACTCGCTCTTCGTCTTCAATCTCACCTCTCCCACGGGAAGAACCGAATCGGTCAGCCTCAAGTTCGGCGGCACCTTCTCGATCCCCGGGACCGCGGTGACGGGGCGCATCGTCGATTTCAGCCCGGCCCTCGGGCAGGATCCGTCGGGCAGACTGTTCACCTATGCGGAGATGATGAACAACCCCGCGGTATTCGTGGAGCTCTCCGAAGGCGGGAAGGTCAAGTACAACCAATGGATACTCAAGCGCTATCCCCAGACCTGGAGACTGCCCGACGGCATTGTCGAGTTCGTCGATCTCTGGGGCGCGCAATATACGGGCCTGCAGGTGCGGAGGGACCCCGGCGTCTGGATCGTCTATCTCGGCTGTCTTGTTATGGCCATCGGCCTTTATGCATCGTTTTTCATGAGCCATTCGCGGGTGTGGGTCAGGCTCAGGGAGGAGAAGGGCGCTACCAAGGCCATCTTTGCCGCCTCCACCAACAAGAACAGGCTGTCTTTCGAGCAGAAGATAGACAGGGCAATCAAGAGTCTCTAG
- the ccsB gene encoding c-type cytochrome biogenesis protein CcsB yields MDSSQFFGIASIAYILAMVSYIAYLVFRNGTIGIIATTITAAGLASQTIAFILRGIEFHGIGQMGFMRAIPLTNLYESLVFFVWCLIGGYLIIEWKYKSRSFGAFITPIAGMALAFIDISGMDKSIHPLIPALQSNWLLAHVTMSFIAYATFAISFATAIMYLAVTTDKKDASYSFWTITLGVFLAILIGMGIDFLVFRVAESSPEAFIKSHLFKATFRNSSGFIAALSYAAAAGFIFIVWKYGSALKRIITSFSIEPDLLDDLTYKNIAIGFPIFTLGGLIFGAIWADQAWGRYWSWDPKETWSLITWFVYAFYLHARFLRGWRGANIAMVAVVGFISTIFTYLGVNLLLSGLHSYGGQ; encoded by the coding sequence ATGGACAGTTCCCAGTTTTTCGGTATCGCGAGCATCGCCTATATCCTTGCAATGGTTTCGTATATAGCGTATCTCGTCTTCAGGAACGGGACTATCGGCATCATTGCGACGACGATCACCGCCGCAGGTCTGGCGTCCCAGACCATCGCGTTCATCCTGCGCGGCATCGAGTTCCACGGCATCGGGCAGATGGGGTTCATGAGGGCGATTCCGCTGACCAACCTCTATGAATCGCTCGTCTTCTTTGTCTGGTGTCTCATCGGCGGCTATCTCATCATAGAATGGAAGTACAAGAGCCGCTCCTTCGGCGCCTTTATAACGCCCATAGCGGGTATGGCCCTCGCCTTTATCGATATATCGGGGATGGACAAGAGCATCCATCCGCTTATCCCCGCGCTCCAGAGCAACTGGCTCCTGGCCCATGTGACCATGAGCTTCATCGCCTACGCTACATTCGCGATCTCCTTTGCAACGGCGATCATGTACCTCGCCGTTACCACAGACAAGAAGGACGCTTCCTATTCGTTCTGGACCATTACCCTCGGCGTCTTCCTGGCGATCCTGATCGGCATGGGAATCGACTTTCTCGTCTTCCGGGTGGCGGAGAGCTCTCCCGAGGCGTTCATCAAGAGCCATCTCTTCAAGGCGACCTTCAGGAACAGCTCGGGCTTCATCGCGGCGCTCAGCTATGCCGCCGCTGCAGGATTCATCTTCATCGTCTGGAAGTACGGCTCGGCGCTCAAGAGGATCATCACCTCCTTCTCCATCGAACCGGACCTGCTCGACGATCTGACCTACAAGAACATCGCCATCGGTTTTCCCATATTCACCCTCGGCGGCCTCATCTTCGGGGCTATATGGGCTGACCAGGCCTGGGGCAGGTACTGGAGCTGGGACCCGAAGGAGACCTGGTCGCTGATCACCTGGTTCGTCTACGCCTTCTATCTCCATGCCCGGTTCCTGAGGGGATGGCGCGGCGCCAACATCGCGATGGTAGCCGTCGTCGGGTTCATCAGCACGATCTTCACCTATCTCGGCGTCAACCTTCTCCTCAGCGGTCTCCACTCGTACGGAGGGCAATAG